The following proteins come from a genomic window of Kitasatospora sp. NBC_01246:
- the tatA gene encoding Sec-independent protein translocase subunit TatA has protein sequence MLRNGLEPWHLLVVLAVVILLFGSKKLPEMARGLGKSMRILKAETKALREDEAPAADAAAAAAPGTAQSTAAPQAQTAPQQPVAPQVVAPTNVTKATETPRTTTTA, from the coding sequence ATGCTGCGGAACGGTCTTGAGCCCTGGCACCTCCTGGTGGTGCTGGCTGTCGTAATCCTGCTGTTCGGATCGAAGAAGCTGCCGGAGATGGCCCGGGGCCTCGGCAAGTCGATGCGCATCCTGAAGGCGGAGACCAAGGCGCTGCGCGAGGACGAGGCTCCGGCCGCGGACGCCGCTGCCGCCGCCGCGCCGGGTACGGCGCAGAGCACCGCTGCTCCGCAGGCGCAGACCGCGCCGCAGCAGCCTGTGGCCCCGCAGGTGGTCGCGCCGACCAATGTGACCAAGGCCACCGAGACCCCCCGGACCACGACCACGGCCTGA
- a CDS encoding potassium channel family protein — translation MSATPTPLAQEHRVDVRAWFLLLGSFAVLMLAYFTLPLRYFGERRPVLSWLVFAGVLTLLSGLLLGRVLDLLRGTGRRPGLWLVVLICLSMNVFAGTYYVLAASVGEFDGLHTRLDALYFTVVTMATVGYGDITAAGQGPRLVVILQIVYNFVFLATAAGTLTQRLRTGLESRIPRAQGGEHRHGLPRRRHRAVEQDEHDEQGD, via the coding sequence ATGTCCGCGACCCCGACCCCCCTCGCCCAGGAGCACCGCGTCGACGTGCGGGCCTGGTTCCTGCTGCTCGGCTCGTTCGCCGTGCTGATGCTCGCGTACTTCACGCTGCCGCTGCGCTACTTCGGCGAACGCCGCCCGGTCCTCAGCTGGCTCGTGTTCGCCGGTGTCCTGACCCTGCTGAGCGGCCTGCTGCTGGGCCGGGTCCTCGACCTGCTGCGCGGGACGGGCCGACGGCCGGGGCTGTGGCTGGTCGTACTGATCTGCCTGTCGATGAACGTCTTCGCGGGCACGTACTACGTGCTGGCCGCCTCGGTGGGCGAGTTCGACGGCCTGCACACCCGGCTCGACGCGCTCTACTTCACCGTCGTCACAATGGCCACCGTCGGCTACGGCGACATCACGGCGGCCGGGCAGGGGCCCCGGCTGGTGGTGATCCTGCAGATCGTCTACAACTTCGTCTTCCTCGCGACCGCCGCCGGGACACTGACGCAGCGGCTCCGCACCGGATTGGAGAGCCGGATCCCCCGGGCGCAGGGCGGGGAGCACCGGCACGGCCTCCCCCGCCGCCGTCACCGGGCGGTGGAGCAGGACGAACACGACGAGCAGGGCGACTGA
- a CDS encoding VOC family protein: MLTIGSIVLGVADVRRAVDFWTEALGYAARDEVEDHWAVLEPAEGPGVQLALGLSESPLQEHPRVHLDLYTADAAEQAAEIERLLALGASSVDWDSYPEDPDFVVLADPDGNRFCVIDTTHG, encoded by the coding sequence ATGTTGACGATCGGATCCATCGTGTTGGGTGTCGCGGACGTGCGGCGGGCCGTCGACTTCTGGACGGAGGCGCTGGGCTACGCGGCCCGCGACGAGGTCGAGGACCACTGGGCCGTTCTGGAACCCGCCGAGGGGCCGGGCGTGCAACTGGCGCTCGGCCTCAGCGAATCGCCCCTCCAGGAGCACCCGCGTGTCCACCTCGACCTGTACACGGCGGACGCCGCCGAGCAGGCGGCCGAGATCGAGCGGCTGCTCGCCCTCGGAGCCAGCTCGGTCGACTGGGACAGCTACCCCGAGGACCCGGACTTCGTCGTCCTCGCAGATCCCGACGGCAACCGGTTCTGCGTGATCGACACCACCCACGGCTGA
- a CDS encoding ATP-binding protein has translation MCAFTLPEPPDWSAAREELREALDRAGWPDDLIHDAELALCELYINAWRHGGSPAPLVVVLLRDHTLRVSVADDNPHLPEPRTPADPYALSGRGLHLVRSLTHRFGTDPRKHGKRVWFELDAAA, from the coding sequence ATGTGTGCCTTCACCCTGCCCGAACCGCCCGACTGGTCCGCCGCCCGCGAGGAGCTGCGCGAGGCCCTCGACCGCGCCGGCTGGCCCGACGACCTCATCCACGACGCCGAACTCGCCCTCTGCGAGCTCTACATCAACGCCTGGCGCCACGGCGGCAGCCCCGCCCCGCTCGTCGTCGTCCTGCTCCGCGACCACACCCTGCGCGTCTCCGTCGCCGACGACAACCCCCACCTCCCCGAACCCCGCACCCCCGCCGACCCCTACGCCCTCTCCGGCCGGGGCCTGCACCTCGTCCGCTCCCTCACCCACCGCTTCGGCACCGACCCCCGCAAGCACGGCAAGCGCGTCTGGTTCGAACTGGACGCCGCCGCGTGA
- a CDS encoding helix-turn-helix domain-containing protein: protein MAARTNPTLRQRRLGAELRRMREQAGFGGSQLGRAVGMSPAQVTQMEAGKIGISVDRLRTIAATCMCINDSLIDALADMITERAKVGWWEEYRGTLAADFLDVAEFESQATKLSTYTMTFIPGLLQTGSYASAVFAQTFPPLPRHEVDLRTAFRMQRQRAIRSGAVPYSAFVHEAALRMQFSGPIVLAEQLGALIEDSEQPSISVRVVPFDIAAMPSSSDNFTYAEGPIPELDGAQTDTGLGCRLFDAPAHMARFRSLLAQIASAALSEEESRDFVRSIKKEMESKRG from the coding sequence ATGGCTGCACGCACGAACCCCACGCTCCGCCAGCGACGCCTGGGCGCAGAGCTGCGACGGATGCGAGAGCAAGCCGGGTTTGGCGGCAGCCAGCTCGGCCGCGCCGTCGGAATGAGCCCAGCGCAGGTCACGCAGATGGAGGCCGGGAAGATCGGCATCAGCGTGGACCGGCTGCGCACCATCGCTGCAACGTGCATGTGCATCAACGATTCACTGATCGATGCCCTCGCCGACATGATCACGGAACGCGCAAAGGTCGGTTGGTGGGAAGAGTACAGAGGCACTCTGGCCGCGGACTTCCTTGACGTCGCGGAGTTCGAAAGCCAGGCAACGAAGCTGTCCACCTACACGATGACGTTCATCCCTGGACTACTTCAAACCGGCTCATACGCCTCCGCCGTCTTCGCGCAGACCTTTCCGCCGCTTCCTCGCCATGAGGTCGATCTCCGGACAGCTTTCCGCATGCAGCGCCAACGCGCCATCCGATCCGGCGCCGTGCCCTACTCCGCATTCGTCCACGAAGCCGCACTGCGTATGCAGTTCAGCGGGCCGATTGTCCTTGCGGAACAGCTCGGCGCCCTCATCGAGGACTCCGAGCAACCGAGCATCTCGGTGCGAGTAGTGCCGTTCGACATCGCTGCCATGCCCAGCTCCAGTGACAACTTCACCTACGCCGAGGGTCCGATTCCCGAGCTCGACGGAGCGCAGACCGACACGGGTCTTGGTTGTCGACTCTTCGATGCCCCGGCCCACATGGCAAGGTTCCGATCCCTGCTCGCCCAGATCGCGTCGGCTGCCCTCTCCGAAGAGGAATCCCGAGACTTCGTGCGATCCATCAAGAAGGAAATGGAAAGCAAGCGTGGCTAG
- a CDS encoding DUF397 domain-containing protein, which translates to MWQKSSYSSANDECVEVRALDGLVELRESDTGAVIVRTTPLKFAKFLQGVKAGEFDHLTDLTT; encoded by the coding sequence GTGTGGCAGAAGTCCAGCTACTCAAGCGCAAACGATGAGTGCGTCGAAGTGCGTGCCCTGGACGGACTGGTCGAACTCCGCGAGTCCGACACGGGCGCCGTCATCGTCCGCACCACTCCCCTCAAGTTCGCCAAGTTCCTCCAGGGCGTCAAGGCCGGCGAGTTCGACCACCTCACCGACCTCACGACCTGA
- a CDS encoding helix-turn-helix domain-containing protein, with protein MSTDYQQARLALGARMRELRTESGLSGRALAARLGWAQSKVSKLENGRQSPTRADVTAWAEAVGRPDAVAELVGRLRTVETQYRSWRRQLAGGMRPVQEAHAAQGKRTSDRRSFDPTLIPGLLQTAEYARAVLTRYTRVHPSIRDVEAAVEARMERQKVLGDRLRSFHFLVWEGALVSRLCSPAVLVDQLESLAARLACGNVRLGIVPFDADLRVPAGVGFSIHDGALVITESWHAEMWLDDPADLALHVRAWEALAESAVYGPSAHRVIARARRSLL; from the coding sequence GTGAGCACCGACTATCAGCAGGCACGGCTCGCTCTCGGTGCCCGGATGCGTGAACTCCGCACCGAGAGCGGCCTGTCGGGACGCGCCTTGGCCGCACGACTGGGCTGGGCCCAGTCCAAGGTCAGCAAACTGGAGAACGGTAGGCAGTCCCCGACCAGAGCCGACGTGACCGCATGGGCAGAGGCCGTCGGCAGGCCCGATGCGGTGGCCGAACTGGTGGGTCGACTGCGGACCGTGGAGACTCAGTACCGATCGTGGCGGCGTCAACTCGCGGGCGGTATGAGGCCGGTGCAGGAGGCGCACGCCGCGCAGGGCAAGAGGACCAGTGACCGCCGGTCGTTCGATCCGACCCTGATTCCCGGCTTGCTTCAGACCGCAGAGTACGCGCGAGCGGTCCTCACCCGGTATACCAGGGTCCATCCATCGATCCGCGATGTCGAGGCTGCGGTCGAGGCGCGGATGGAACGCCAGAAGGTCCTCGGCGATCGCTTGCGATCGTTCCATTTCCTGGTGTGGGAAGGCGCTCTTGTCTCTCGGCTCTGCTCGCCGGCCGTACTCGTGGATCAGCTGGAGTCACTTGCCGCACGGCTGGCGTGCGGGAACGTCCGACTCGGCATCGTGCCGTTCGATGCCGATCTCAGAGTGCCCGCAGGAGTCGGATTCTCCATTCACGATGGCGCATTGGTCATCACCGAGTCCTGGCACGCAGAAATGTGGTTGGACGACCCGGCCGACCTCGCGCTTCATGTCCGGGCATGGGAGGCGTTGGCGGAGAGCGCCGTCTACGGCCCGTCGGCCCATCGGGTGATCGCCCGAGCGCGCCGATCGCTGCTCTGA
- a CDS encoding DUF6879 family protein gives MARRLRVIGSTSGVGDCPTLYEDVDTGEVVVQGYAVTDPEDVTQLKYVRDDEGFVVVPRELLVRFAPKEATSVPEFVPQQKITEFINDGFEHTAWRLETRTGYLSDKQMPSYDEFLRTGDTAGEVGHPWFENVRRMVDKGKRFERVRLVDDPPTEGQRYLLACARTNVAAGEDIRYMWRSDAAEAGMAGLSDFWLFDSRTVARFHFEGERTVGMELVTDPLEVLRACQTRDAAWHHATRYARFRAQVPSGM, from the coding sequence ATGGCAAGGCGACTGCGGGTCATCGGGAGCACGTCGGGAGTTGGTGACTGCCCGACGCTGTACGAGGATGTGGACACTGGTGAAGTGGTCGTGCAGGGGTACGCCGTGACGGACCCCGAGGACGTGACGCAACTCAAGTACGTGAGGGACGATGAGGGCTTCGTCGTCGTCCCCCGCGAGCTGCTCGTGAGGTTCGCACCGAAGGAGGCCACGTCAGTGCCGGAGTTCGTGCCTCAGCAGAAGATCACCGAGTTCATCAACGACGGATTCGAGCACACCGCGTGGCGACTGGAGACGCGGACCGGCTACCTCTCCGACAAGCAGATGCCCTCCTACGACGAGTTCCTTCGTACCGGTGACACGGCAGGTGAGGTCGGGCACCCCTGGTTCGAGAACGTGCGCCGCATGGTGGACAAGGGCAAGAGGTTCGAGCGGGTCCGTCTGGTGGATGATCCGCCGACCGAGGGGCAGCGGTATCTGTTGGCGTGCGCCCGGACCAACGTGGCGGCCGGCGAAGACATCCGGTACATGTGGCGCTCGGACGCGGCAGAGGCGGGAATGGCAGGGCTGTCGGATTTCTGGCTCTTCGACTCCCGCACGGTCGCGCGCTTCCACTTCGAAGGAGAGCGCACCGTAGGGATGGAGCTGGTCACTGACCCGCTGGAGGTCCTGCGAGCCTGCCAGACTCGCGATGCCGCCTGGCACCACGCAACGCGCTACGCGCGGTTCCGGGCTCAGGTACCTTCCGGCATGTGA